From Methanoculleus thermophilus, the proteins below share one genomic window:
- a CDS encoding DUF2179 domain-containing protein, translating to MLSIVPEISPDTFSLIIIPVFIFFARICDVTIGTMRIIFVSRGMKMIAPIFGFFEVFIWIIAIGQIFQNLTNPLNYFAYAAGFATGNFVGMLVEERLAMGLAIIRIITQRDATNLIDYLRGAGYGVTVLDAQGKQGPGKVIFSVVKRKNIRDVEKAIHEFNPKAFYSIEDVRRAAEGTFPVAVPGPTPFHAHLGKVMRKGK from the coding sequence ATGCTCAGCATCGTCCCGGAGATCAGCCCGGATACCTTCTCCCTGATTATTATCCCGGTGTTCATCTTCTTTGCACGGATATGCGACGTCACCATCGGGACGATGCGGATCATCTTCGTCTCCCGTGGGATGAAGATGATCGCTCCGATCTTCGGGTTCTTCGAGGTCTTCATCTGGATCATCGCCATCGGCCAGATCTTTCAGAACCTCACAAACCCGCTCAACTACTTTGCTTATGCGGCCGGGTTTGCCACCGGGAACTTCGTTGGGATGCTCGTCGAGGAACGACTGGCAATGGGGCTTGCGATCATCCGGATCATCACCCAGCGTGACGCGACCAATCTCATCGACTATCTCCGGGGCGCTGGATACGGGGTGACCGTTCTCGACGCTCAGGGAAAACAGGGCCCCGGCAAGGTCATCTTCTCGGTGGTCAAGAGGAAGAACATCCGCGACGTGGAGAAGGCTATTCACGAGTTCAACCCAAAAGCGTTCTACTCAATCGAGGACGTCCGGCGGGCTGCGGAGGGGACGTTCCCGGTCGCCGTGCCCGGCCCAACCCCGTTCCACGCTCATTTGGGCAAGGTCATGCGGAAGGGGAAGTGA
- a CDS encoding M42 family metallopeptidase, protein MVKELLKKLSDAHGVTSREGNIRDIVRAELAGVVDEFREDKMGNLIAIKRGDGFSIMLAAHMDEIGLMVQYIDEKGFIRVVPLGGWFGPVLYCQRVILHGTKGPVPGVIGAKPPHVMKEEERRKEIKIEDMFIDVGAASAEEVKNLGIEIGTPITIDREYRELAGTRVTGKALDNRVGVAMLIRALQQADSPHTLYAVFTVQEELGLKGAKVSAYSLNPDCAIATDVTIPGDHPGIDKKDASVEMGKGPVLVLVSASGRGLMADPRMTAWLRETAEKNNIPYQLEVGTGGNTDATIIHLERGGIPSIPFSIPARYIHSPVEVVDTADIEAGVRLLVEALKSKPAL, encoded by the coding sequence ATGGTGAAAGAGTTACTCAAGAAATTATCGGATGCTCACGGCGTCACGAGCAGGGAAGGAAACATCAGAGATATCGTCCGGGCGGAACTTGCAGGAGTGGTCGACGAGTTCCGCGAGGACAAGATGGGCAATCTGATTGCCATAAAGCGCGGCGACGGCTTCTCCATCATGCTCGCCGCTCACATGGACGAGATCGGCCTGATGGTCCAGTACATCGACGAGAAGGGGTTCATCCGGGTCGTTCCTCTCGGCGGATGGTTCGGACCGGTGCTCTACTGTCAGCGGGTGATCCTCCACGGAACGAAAGGGCCGGTCCCGGGAGTCATCGGCGCGAAGCCTCCCCATGTGATGAAGGAAGAGGAGCGCAGGAAAGAGATCAAGATCGAGGATATGTTCATCGATGTGGGTGCGGCGAGCGCAGAGGAGGTGAAGAACCTCGGGATCGAGATCGGCACCCCGATCACCATCGACCGCGAATATAGAGAACTCGCCGGCACCCGCGTCACCGGCAAAGCGCTCGACAACCGTGTCGGTGTCGCCATGCTCATCCGGGCCCTGCAGCAGGCAGACTCGCCCCACACGCTCTACGCCGTCTTCACCGTCCAGGAGGAACTGGGGCTGAAAGGGGCGAAAGTGAGTGCCTACTCCTTAAACCCGGACTGCGCAATCGCAACCGATGTTACCATTCCCGGTGATCACCCCGGGATCGATAAGAAGGATGCGAGCGTCGAGATGGGCAAGGGCCCGGTCCTCGTCCTCGTCAGCGCAAGCGGGCGCGGGCTCATGGCCGACCCGAGGATGACGGCGTGGCTCCGGGAGACCGCGGAGAAGAACAACATTCCCTACCAGCTCGAGGTCGGGACCGGCGGTAACACCGACGCGACGATCATCCACCTCGAGCGGGGCGGCATCCCGAGCATCCCATTCTCGATTCCGGCCCGTTACATCCACTCCCCGGTCGAAGTGGTCGACACCGCCGATATTGAGGCGGGGGTCCGGCTCCTGGTAGAGGCGCTGAAGAGCAAACCGGCGCTCTAA
- a CDS encoding ferredoxin, with amino-acid sequence MVKVTIDRSGCISCENCWTLCPDIFEQNPDDSLSEVAEQYRVNGNPAEGEVPEDFADCTMEAADSCPVTVIFVEE; translated from the coding sequence GTGGTAAAGGTTACCATCGACAGATCGGGATGCATCAGCTGCGAAAACTGCTGGACGCTCTGCCCGGATATCTTTGAGCAGAACCCAGATGACAGTCTCTCCGAGGTTGCGGAGCAGTACCGGGTTAACGGCAATCCTGCAGAAGGTGAGGTGCCCGAAGACTTTGCCGACTGCACCATGGAGGCTGCCGACTCGTGTCCCGTCACGGTCATATTTGTTGAAGAATGA
- the hxlB gene encoding 6-phospho-3-hexuloisomerase — translation MTNHPVKNMMRLMATKIRTIADVMSDDQIDAFLDEILNANRIYTIGAGRSGLVAKAFAMRLMHLGFTAFVVGETVTPAMKPGDIIVVFSGSGATKTVADISETAKEIGGRVCLITSKKDSRIGRIADCVVIIESQRDKVADESAEFEIRQMMGEHKSFAPLGTIFETTAMVFADAIISRLMEITQCKPEDLQCRHANIE, via the coding sequence ATGACAAATCACCCGGTTAAAAACATGATGCGATTGATGGCGACCAAGATCAGGACCATCGCGGACGTAATGTCCGACGATCAGATCGATGCGTTCCTCGATGAGATCCTGAACGCCAACCGCATCTACACCATAGGCGCCGGCCGCTCAGGACTGGTTGCAAAAGCGTTCGCCATGCGTCTTATGCATCTTGGCTTTACTGCCTTCGTTGTCGGGGAGACTGTGACCCCGGCCATGAAGCCGGGAGACATCATCGTTGTCTTCTCCGGTTCCGGGGCGACCAAGACGGTTGCGGATATCTCAGAGACCGCAAAGGAGATCGGTGGGAGGGTCTGCCTCATCACGTCGAAGAAAGATTCGAGGATCGGCCGCATCGCCGACTGCGTCGTCATCATCGAGAGCCAGCGGGACAAGGTGGCCGATGAGTCGGCGGAGTTCGAGATCCGGCAGATGATGGGTGAGCACAAATCGTTCGCACCGCTCGGCACCATCTTCGAGACGACCGCAATGGTCTTTGCAGACGCGATCATCTCGCGGTTGATGGAGATCACCCAGTGCAAGCCAGAAGATCTCCAGTGCCGGCATGCAAACATTGAGTGA
- a CDS encoding pyridoxal phosphate-dependent aminotransferase, whose amino-acid sequence MNEHRYAGRVRGVEMSGIRKLFDAGGPDAINLGIGQPDFDTPEHIKMAAIAAIREGKTGYTPNAGIPELREAISEKFARENGLDYLPEQILVTAGGSEALHLAMEALVDPGDRVLFTDPGFVSYAALATFAGGKPEGVPLDATLHIDVERAKEQMDGARVFVLNSPANPTGAVESEESIRALVEYANDRKVTVISDEVYEHFVYEKKHVSAARFGEDVITINAASKTYAMTGWRVGYLAAPEDYIPQFLKVHQYAQACATSISQYAALAAYTGDQSPVERMREEYRARRDLLYAGLTELGFDFPRPEGAFYMFVPMGRTLIQKAVDAGVIIVPGEAFGSRAPEYARFSYATSRENLSRAIARLKRLME is encoded by the coding sequence GTGAACGAGCACAGGTACGCCGGCCGGGTGCGCGGGGTGGAGATGTCCGGGATCCGGAAACTCTTCGATGCCGGAGGGCCGGACGCGATCAACCTCGGTATCGGACAACCGGACTTCGATACGCCTGAGCATATCAAGATGGCCGCAATCGCCGCCATCAGGGAGGGAAAGACCGGCTACACTCCAAACGCCGGCATCCCTGAACTTCGGGAAGCGATATCCGAGAAGTTTGCCCGGGAGAACGGTCTGGATTACCTGCCGGAGCAGATCCTGGTCACGGCAGGTGGGAGCGAGGCGCTCCACCTCGCGATGGAAGCCCTTGTGGACCCTGGCGACCGTGTTCTCTTCACAGACCCGGGTTTCGTCTCCTATGCCGCGCTTGCGACGTTCGCCGGGGGGAAGCCGGAAGGCGTCCCGCTCGATGCAACCCTGCACATAGACGTCGAACGGGCGAAGGAGCAGATGGACGGGGCGCGGGTCTTCGTTCTGAACTCGCCTGCAAACCCGACGGGGGCCGTCGAAAGCGAGGAGTCGATCCGTGCCCTCGTGGAGTACGCAAACGACCGAAAGGTCACTGTCATCTCCGACGAGGTCTACGAGCACTTCGTCTACGAGAAAAAGCACGTCAGCGCTGCGCGTTTCGGCGAAGACGTCATCACGATCAATGCCGCGAGCAAGACCTACGCCATGACCGGCTGGCGGGTCGGCTACCTTGCGGCGCCCGAGGATTATATCCCCCAGTTCCTCAAGGTGCACCAGTACGCCCAGGCATGTGCAACGTCGATCTCGCAGTATGCCGCGCTCGCCGCCTACACCGGCGACCAGAGCCCCGTTGAGCGGATGCGGGAGGAGTACCGCGCACGGCGAGACCTCCTGTATGCAGGGCTCACCGAACTTGGGTTCGACTTCCCCCGGCCGGAGGGTGCGTTCTACATGTTTGTCCCGATGGGGCGAACCCTTATCCAGAAGGCCGTTGATGCGGGTGTCATTATCGTGCCGGGCGAGGCTTTCGGCTCACGGGCACCCGAATACGCGCGCTTCAGTTACGCAACCTCCCGGGAAAACCTCTCGCGGGCGATTGCACGGCTCAAAAGACTGATGGAGTGA
- a CDS encoding DMT family transporter: protein MQNTAWITLFFAGLLEAGWALGLKYTEGFTKIVPSVATLVLMGGSFYLLSRSLADLPIGTAYAVWTGIGAIGTVIAGIVLFGESRSVVRLLCILLIVSGIVGLKLCSDA, encoded by the coding sequence ATGCAAAATACGGCTTGGATTACTCTGTTCTTCGCCGGGCTTCTGGAGGCGGGCTGGGCGCTTGGGCTGAAGTATACCGAGGGCTTCACAAAGATCGTGCCGTCGGTGGCAACCCTCGTTCTGATGGGAGGAAGCTTCTATCTCCTCTCGCGGTCGCTTGCCGACCTCCCGATCGGAACAGCGTATGCTGTCTGGACCGGCATCGGGGCGATCGGAACGGTCATCGCGGGGATCGTCCTCTTCGGCGAATCGCGGAGTGTTGTCCGCCTTCTCTGCATCCTGCTGATCGTGTCGGGAATTGTTGGGCTGAAACTCTGTTCGGATGCCTGA
- a CDS encoding PQQ-dependent sugar dehydrogenase, whose amino-acid sequence MSRRTALILTTVAVLALLGIAVVLQVSPGGPTGSLPLETITLPPGFAIDLYAGNVTGARSMTLSPNGTLFVGSREAGNVYAIPDRDGDGRGDEVIVIDSGLDSPNGVAFQNGSLYVAEIGRILRYDNIEADLTKPPDPVVVSDAFPDDRLHGWKFIAFGPDGKLYVPVGVPCNVCDPGDERFGTTLRMNPDGTDLEIYARGIRNTVGFDWHPLTNELWFTDNGRDWLGDDTPPDELNRAPQIGMHFGFPYCHGRSIPDPEFGAGRSCSEFTPPEQELGPHVAALGMRFYTGDQFPEEYQGRIFIAEHGSWNRLEPIGYRVTMVTLENDTPTAYEVFAEGWLQGREAWGRPVDVEVTRDGSLLVSDDRANAIYRITYPGVTSPSA is encoded by the coding sequence ATGTCACGCCGGACCGCACTCATCCTCACCACCGTTGCTGTTCTTGCCCTACTCGGCATCGCCGTGGTTCTCCAGGTCTCCCCGGGCGGCCCTACCGGCAGCCTGCCGCTCGAGACGATCACCCTCCCGCCGGGGTTTGCCATCGATCTCTACGCCGGAAACGTCACCGGGGCGCGGTCGATGACTCTGTCTCCAAATGGGACGCTCTTTGTCGGGAGTCGAGAGGCGGGGAACGTCTATGCGATCCCTGATCGTGACGGCGATGGGAGGGGCGATGAGGTGATCGTTATAGATAGTGGTCTCGACTCCCCTAACGGCGTCGCGTTCCAGAACGGCTCCCTCTATGTCGCCGAGATCGGACGCATCCTGCGCTACGACAACATCGAGGCCGACCTCACAAAGCCCCCTGATCCCGTGGTCGTGAGCGATGCCTTTCCGGACGACCGGCTGCACGGGTGGAAGTTCATCGCGTTCGGACCCGACGGGAAACTCTATGTCCCGGTGGGGGTTCCCTGCAACGTCTGCGATCCCGGCGACGAACGGTTCGGGACCACCCTCCGGATGAATCCGGACGGGACCGATCTCGAGATCTACGCCCGGGGCATCCGAAACACTGTAGGGTTTGACTGGCATCCCCTGACCAATGAGTTGTGGTTCACCGACAATGGCCGGGACTGGCTCGGCGACGATACCCCGCCGGACGAGTTGAACCGTGCGCCACAGATAGGGATGCATTTCGGGTTCCCCTACTGCCACGGGCGGTCGATCCCCGATCCTGAGTTCGGGGCGGGGCGGTCGTGCAGCGAGTTCACGCCGCCGGAGCAGGAACTCGGTCCGCACGTGGCGGCGCTCGGCATGCGGTTCTATACCGGCGATCAGTTCCCGGAAGAGTACCAGGGCCGGATATTCATCGCCGAGCACGGCTCCTGGAACCGGCTCGAGCCTATCGGCTACCGGGTGACGATGGTTACCCTTGAGAACGACACACCCACTGCCTACGAGGTCTTTGCCGAGGGCTGGCTCCAGGGCCGGGAGGCGTGGGGCCGGCCCGTGGATGTGGAGGTGACGAGAGACGGATCGCTCCTGGTCTCGGACGACCGGGCGAACGCCATCTATCGGATAACCTATCCGGGGGTCACTTCCCCTTCCGCATGA